GAGTCAACCACAAGTTGTGAAAATCTACGAGAGTTGCACCAAAATCAATGGCAACTACATCCACAAGAGGTGTCATCACCTCTCTAACATGTGTATCTTTAATCTCCAACACATTTTCAATCATATCCTGTAAaagaatatttattttataaatgagtttctaaacctggTAAATAGAAAACAAACTTGCCGGGACTTCTAAGGTAATGTAAACTGCAATAAAATAAACAGGAAGCAAAATTAATGTTGTTGAGGGAAGGCACAGGTAGTATTGTAAAAGCTTGTATCAGAAAGATAATGTATAGATTTTGACAGATGACTATAAACTCTTGAAGCCAAGCACATGTAATGAAGGGTAATGACAtgcacaattttttattttttattttttaaaaagagaCAAAGGTCACATGTCCATGAGTGACCTCCTCTCAAGTGTATTAAAGCCCTCACTTATGGCAGAGGAAAACCTTGGTAACAAACAGGAAAACTAGGGAAATACAAAGATAAAGAGAAACAAAACTCTAGCAACACAATAATAATAAGACAAAACTAAGAGAAAAACTGCAAACTAAACACATAATTAGTACAGAAAGCTTCCCCATTCTCTACAAAGATCTAGAAAAGTAAGTCCCTCAAAGTCTTTTGTTTTATAAATCAAAGTTGCAACCCAAAATTTGACCTTTAAGCAGAACATTTTCACAAATGGTATCTATAATTTACCACTTTCAGTATATTACCACAATATTTCGGCAAAATACTTTCAAAGTACAAcgtgtaaaaattacaacataagtAATACCTGTTCTTCCTCCTCTATTGCCCCACTTAACTCAGCCCCTCGCAGCATCAATTTTAACTCCTCTTCTGTAACATATGGTTCACTGATCAAAGAAAAATTGCAAACTTTAAAGCAATGGGACAAAATTTTCTAATGAAATTTTGCTCATTATCTTCATGTTTAACAAAGGATATAGGAGCATATATATCATACATGGTAGGTGATCCTCAAACTTATCAAAATAGTTGTTGCTAGCACTGGATCTTGATTTATACTACAGTTTTATATATCATAGTACCATGGCCACTTAATACTTAAAGTGCATTTGCAAGTTAACAAAATCAAACCTTCAAAAATTGTTCAAAGGACCTTGACATTCTTCTTACCCCATAAACATCCAATACAAAACACTCGTATTGGTTATTTATGATTGTTAATGACAACATTCAGGATACACATCAACAAGAAAACAGAAAGTGCTATATTATTGTCAAGCAGCAATTTCCGAGCACCAAACTACTAGTAGTCTTATATGAAAGTTTTATTATGGATCTGATGATTTCAACTGGGTTTAAGAAATGAAAAAGGCACACGAGTAACAGGAGAAAATAAGCAGACATTAGAGGAAAAAAACCACAGAATATCAAACTGGGATTTTTTATAAGCACACCTTCTTCCTTTCAAGCCAAGCACTTTTAAAATTCCCATTGATAAAAATGTAAAAACTCTTCCAACAGGATATAATACCACAGAGAGCCACGCCACTGGTCTGACCTACAGGATCCCAGACAAATCTTGTAAAATAATGCAAAACTCAGGGGTAGGTTCAATTAAACACCATAGAGTAGAAAAACAACAGTAGCCTCTGGAATTTAGTGAAAAAACTTACCACAAATCTAGCAACTTCTGTAGCATTGTGAACAGCTATGCTTTTTGGAGTGATTTCAGTAAGGAGCAATATGGCAACCTAGCATCATCAAGACAGGGAAAAAATATAAGCAATTATGTACATAGATGGGATGGATGTGCTTACAGATGTTCTAACCCATGGGTAGCATCTTAAAGTTTCCTTTTCCTATTAAACATGGTTTCAGAAGCAGAAAACCCCAAACCAGCTGGGATTGCAAATTAGGAAAAGAAACTGCCACATGTAACTACTTTTGTCATAAACATAtgcatatattaatatatttatacacacacacacatatatacagaATTATTAAACATGAATAGTGGCTCAAATAGTGTTCCTAATGTTAGATAGGTCTTTATAAAGTTTAGATGAACTTCAAGCTAAATAGTTTCAAAGTTTGAATTTTCAGTCTAGATAACTATTAAACTTCCAGGATAAGGTTTTCGAAGTAGGAATACTGAAACTTACAGTCATTACTCCAGTTGCTGCACTAACACCAGCTTCGCCAAACAATGCTGTTGCAGCCTCTGTAACTAAAGCCGTTGCTCCAATATTAGCAACACTGAGAAAATCAACAAAAAGCCAACATAAGAAAGTGATACTCAACTTCAAAGCTAAAGACTAACACAAAACTGTTAACACTCAAATCAAGAACAAGTGAGAAGTACGTTGTGCCGATCAATATAGTTGTCAAGAAGCGAGTAACATCACTGCGAAGCATTTTGAAGAGACCATCTTCAGATTCTTTCTCAGCTAACTCACGCACCTGACCGTGAAACGACATTGAATTATCAAAACGACAAAGCAAAGCATTAGAACTAAGAATTACCAACTTAATAGAAACGACATACCTTCCAAGGCCAAAGCGTCGTGATTGAAGTCTCTGCCATGGAAAAAAATGCAGAGAGTCCCAAAAGCAAAGCCAAAATCAAACCCTGTTCTTTGAAGACCTGAAGAACCTGTAACGTCTTAGGCCAAGCATTTCTCATTAATAATATGCACTGCCCAAAAACGCCATATCCAGCATTGACAATACCTTCACTCGCTAAAGCTTTTTTACAACTATATACCAAAACCCCAGAAACCATTGCCACACACACAATTCCACGCTTCAAAATTTCTCTAAAAAACTCAAAATTTAAACCATTTTCGCTACGGAAATTATTACCATCTTTGCCTCTAGGCCTCGAACAATCACTGCCAACGTACAAGTCAATATTACCTCGCCACACTGAGCTCGGAAAGCTCATAAAATTCTCAGAATGTATGCCATTCGACGCCAATCGAAATGGGTACCGATTATTCTCGGGAAAACTCTTCATGGGCATTCTAATTCTCCCGTTACAGTGAAACAAACTCAATGAGTTCGTCCTATATATAAACTTGGGTGGACTCAGAAATGAAGAGTCAAGCGCCATATCCATGAATTGTGAGCCGAAAAAGTATGTACCAACAAAACCCAAAATTAAAAATTCCTAACGAGATTTTACAGACAATAAAGACCACTTTTGAGCAAGTAATTCAAACTCAAAGGAATATGAGAGCTGCCATTAGAGGAAAGGCAAGTAGGATTTGGGCTTTGGACAGATAATTTGGTTTTGCATATCAACTAAGCTGAGAAAAAGCCTAAAATGCCTGTTAAAATATTGAAGAAGGCCCTCCTGAAGCTAATGGAAGGGCTAGCTTTGGTTGGTTTGGTGAAACAAAGCCAAAGTTTGGCAGCCGCAAGTGGCAGCCACGTAAAATTACCAAAGTGCCTCTCTTGTTGTTAAAGTTAacagtttttattattattattttttgagaaAACATTATTTTTAGGCTATTTATATTTTTGTCTGAACTATACATTACCCATAATTTTTTTCGAGTCGTTAAAAATTCCTCCGAACTATTCACAATAATATAAAATGAGACTTCTGTTAAGTTTTATCTCATATGGCTAACGAAAAGCTGACATGGCTATTCACTCGTTGATGTGTCATTGTCGTATCAGTGCTACGAgtgtaatttaaaataaacaataattaaaattaaaaaaaatattttcttgttaacttaaaataaaaataaaaaactaaaaaaaattcttataaatcctaaatatatatgatttaattgaACATTATcatttagattattaaaataaacctaaataATTAACATtcctaaaaataaactaaaattaatattaaatctgttatccaaaaaattagcattgatggcgtggcaagtgatttcctagacacgtggctgacacctggaagagctctatTAGGGTATCGACCAAAGGACGTACTAGAaacagtaagcagcccagtcttacctgcgaccagtctggtcgatagttccgcatgcaatgtcatattactgtaaagatctttgtagatcccgaatttaactcacacaatctcctgaatatccgattatttaggagataatattggcaactaaatcatgtaatcccccttgagcctataaataggaaaagatagctcaaggaatggacttttggcttttgaattatttgagattagagtaattctctttggaatattgtattgttcttcaggggttagtgaaactcattgaacccttgttctttgatcactcatttgattcttatatcaatatcagtctaagtggacgtaggttattaccagatcctggagccaaaccactataaaaatatcgtgttcttattactttttgtcattacgttcttctcaacacattcattcatatcaagtatattctgactccgtgtcagttgaccaaattcagggtcaacattttgatgctttcattgagagcttgatttatcattgctgagaaaactaatggcgaaaactggaaggaaagctggacaggcgaccgctgctgcgccatcaaatccacctcctcctccccctgcaagcgtggcggaggatgagccacatctggactttgaggaggaagaaatggatgatgcaacgctgaagagtaccctggaagcgttgcaggaggagctggctagcctgaaagccagtcaagagactgccgccgaagttgtggcgcgacagcagcaggagattgaacggcagcgtgcggaattaagtgaaaggcaggcggagatggaccgccgccagagcgaagccatggcagcccttgaggcggccttgcaactggcaaggaatcaggccgcacctgtttcgcagcctgaccaacctgtcaatgggccaccccagaggggtcctaatcccagcccaccgatccagccttcgagtccacaaaggcccgagcagcctcaagtgccccatgacgatgtcccgctggaccccgaggcgcagccaccatcccaagctggtcgcggcaatcccccaccgcagaggcagaatagggccgagcatcagcctcgtagtcctagacgtcgtaggggcgatgagccaaacctaccgaacagaggtcagtatccccctggtaacaggagggactcagagttaggctctgcagtccggggtcccccatggcatgataatgcacggggacaccacgaccagcgcaggccgccctctaacgttcgtaacgtttcagccagggacggaaatcgagggaacagtcagtcccatcatagccaatcaaggtttagAGATGGgcatgggtataatgaggccgactcaggcaagggaaacgctagccgaaggaatgaagaaagaggtaaaggcaggagccaggtacctcaagatgaccaacccgatagacgggatgctggggggcagcccaggcaaaataatgtcttcaaccggctcgggggtagtgagcagcggagaagagacaaAGATTTGAGAGacatactcaacgatcgccgggagcgacatggcgagaacgtccccccagcaacagatgccacagcgattcctgccgctgtacaggcccagatagacgccctcaaccaagcagtgcaacagctggtcgggggaaggacatcttatatcgaccatgataggaggaaaggcactcctttcgtacagaggatagctaatgccgaaactccaagcaagttcaaaatgcctacacttccaaactttgacgggtatggagacccagtgtctcatgtcaataagtttgaaatacaaatggacattcagaaagtgtccgaagacgctcggtgcaggatcttccctgcaacactttccgaagccgcgcaggaatggttttttaagttccctcccgcaagcatagtttcctgggaaatgtttgtaagggagttttacggacagttctatgcaggtcgtgtgcatccgactgaagcaaaccagctagttgaaattcgccagcaagatggagaatcggtgaaggactacatccagcgctttatgcgagcggcagccggagcgaaaacggtgggggacgaaggcaaaatgatggccataaccgcaggggttaaacgccgttctcccctctggaaaagtctccgaaaggaaggagtgagaactacccaagaatttttggaccgggctaatcgctacatcaagctcaaagaagccattgctgacgatggaaagccctcaagcaaagataagaaggcttccgaatccgccaaagtcgccaatggttccaaacctaatggcaacggcaacggcaatggtaaaaatggtggaaaacagccgtataacgagccttccacctccgacaataaacgagccaagggtaatcgttatgaaccttggttcactaactacactgccctcgttgagtctcggggagagttttatcaggccacaagttctagtgtgccttataaaaatcCTGGCCCCatccgaaaggatatttcgaagagggacactaccaagttctgtcgttatcataacgactacggacatgacaccaatgaatgcaaccagttaaaagacgaaagcgagttccttattagacaaggacacttgagaaggtacgtacgggcctcgggatggagattcggatggaggatacatggatggcaccttatttggagtatctgacaaacggtacgctaccaacggatagaaacaaagccagaactctacaaaggcgagctgctaggtacatactggtcgatggtgttatgtaccgaagaggaaattccttgccactactcagatgcgttacaccagaaaaagctaaggaactcatgaaagaagtgcatgaaggcttctgtggggatcacgctggggggcagtgtcacgccctactaccttagagccgttacttagtgagtttaaaaatagaaatcgtgcttttgactgactctaagtggtttctaaaagcaaaagtgtgaataaatcagaatttaaggctgtactctttgaaaatgtttagtttcattgaaaacgttaagtatcaaacatctgggatcccaaaataaggtttacaaaatatttacaactcaaaaatagatttacaccaggttaactatcaaaagaatggattaatacagccatttacaaaatgcccccaaccaaagcagtcgggcaggccgaacatgtacgcgccgcccccacgctctccatactcatgggcggttgactgactccttgcttttacctgccacacggagcacccgtgagccgaagcccagcaagaaaacccaaatagtacataacatatgcaaataatatagctggcataattcaccgataaataggaaaaccatcagattaaacaagcacggccatgccgccccagaggccttaccaaagcttggggtctcggtcctcaccgtaggataactcatgtatcccttgggtcccaccctggctatagcatcccatgtgctgagcgttacttccggccccactgccgtacccggcctacgccgctctcggccttagccgttcattccattataatcacacatataatacattcagaaataaccattcaaacatacaatagttcatctaagattacacatttgcacacaatacaatctagggccgtgccctgcaatcacacagtgggcccatgccctattctcgggtgttccggttttcttacctttagattcggtagccttgatcacctgactccttgagcacgatcctacccgagccctagcgcttacttAAGCAAAattcacaagtcaaagtcatcaccaacctcaagtcacaaacctagcctcaggactaatcccgagcccccgggaagtcctagatccccaaaacaaagtggcggaatcgagccctgaaccctaggtcaaaatcccttcacaaaagcccaaaaatcccctctgtgaacagtgcagcgctacagcgctcaaaggagggcgctgtagcgctacaagcagaaccaccccaccagaacaagggctagcgctacagctccccctgactagcgctgtagcgctagttgcagccagaccaaacccaaaatcgcatcttgcgattttcttctcccatttcaactccaaacttgcccaaaccttttccaaacccaaaaacacacataaccacacctcacactcatccctagcatcccatgaactcaatcccaagctcaagcaacccaaaactcaaaatctaacacaatgaacccaaaaaccagaaaattcactcaaacaacaaggatagggtcttagaaatcataccgtgggtggaatttcgaccttgaattgaaccctagacctccttggcttgagCCTTCACAACCTTGGCctattttccccaaaaaccccatccatttagctcaaaaacacaatccaaaccagtcaagccctaaaacagaaaatccctaagaacttacctcaatttctgatgtgatcttgctaaccccttgccaatcctcaagcctagcttaggatccttgatgctcagcctaccctagctctccactgagcttgactccaagaaaaaaatgaaggaaattggttgggagagccacaaaccgttctttTGGAGCAAAACCCCTTCaacttttctctcttttttcttttctcttcttctttctttcttttcagcctataaccctttctctacaaaatccactaagtataaagcccttatttaatttatctcttacaagcctaatgaccaaaatgccctcccttaataattctaaacctttatgcccataaaggggcattttagtcctattacccaaattcccactaattcctcaagtgttcctaataattcccgctcgctacccaatacttgattaatcatcaaatatacattcctcatcatcaagattaacctcaatatatttccaaattctcattaaaactccccaggcttaacccaagccgggtatagattcccgctttgacttttccgctaacccgctcactctaggatcgtctcgagtcatggaTCACCGATATCAACACAAAACATGCCCACAATGGCCAGATTACTATTATGctctttttaagacaatcaggtctacatg
The Humulus lupulus chromosome 6, drHumLupu1.1, whole genome shotgun sequence DNA segment above includes these coding regions:
- the LOC133782387 gene encoding putative DUF21 domain-containing protein At3g13070, chloroplastic; this translates as MDMALDSSFLSPPKFIYRTNSLSLFHCNGRIRMPMKSFPENNRYPFRLASNGIHSENFMSFPSSVWRGNIDLYVGSDCSRPRGKDGNNFRSENGLNFEFFREILKRGIVCVAMVSGVLVYSCKKALASEGIVNAGYGVFGQCILLMRNAWPKTLQVLQVFKEQGLILALLLGLSAFFSMAETSITTLWPWKVRELAEKESEDGLFKMLRSDVTRFLTTILIGTTVANIGATALVTEAATALFGEAGVSAATGVMTVAILLLTEITPKSIAVHNATEVARFVVRPVAWLSVVLYPVGRVFTFLSMGILKVLGLKGRSEPYVTEEELKLMLRGAELSGAIEEEEQDMIENVLEIKDTHVREVMTPLVDVVAIDFGATLVDFHNLWLTHQYSRVPVFEQRVDNIVGIAYAMDLLDYVQKGELLESTTVGDMAHKPAYFVPDSMSVWNLLREFRIRKVHMAVVLNEYGGTIGLVTLEDVVEEIVGEIFDENDSKEEIQKKTGYIVMRAEGVFDVDANTSIDQLSEDLNVKMPEGHQYETVSGFICEAFGYIPRTGESIKIVLEKEIEEEENGESKPDHQDQKEKHQIFKLEILAGNARKVSAVRFERLDNDDTAVDNKEVTRLVPKIVKRKWSSDKDSDSAEYDEDSFQKRPQNSLLDEHEESYDSLTKP